In one Chryseobacterium camelliae genomic region, the following are encoded:
- the yidD gene encoding membrane protein insertion efficiency factor YidD, with translation MVILIKFYQWFISPLLPKNCRYEPTCSQYMIEALQVHGVFKGFWLGVKRISRCHPWGGSGYDPVPPKCNH, from the coding sequence ATGGTAATTTTAATAAAATTTTACCAATGGTTTATTTCGCCTTTACTTCCCAAAAACTGCCGTTACGAGCCTACCTGTTCGCAATATATGATAGAAGCACTGCAGGTTCATGGGGTTTTCAAAGGATTTTGGTTGGGTGTAAAAAGAATTTCAAGATGTCATCCCTGGGGAGGAAGCGGCTACGATCCTGTACCTCCAAAGTGTAATCATTAA
- a CDS encoding replication-associated recombination protein A yields MSQNIPLAEKLRPKTLEDVLGQEHLTGEKGTIRKMIENDTLNSLILWGPPGTGKTTLAEIISEKSGRKFFKLSAVSSGVKDVRDVIEDAKKQNLFSGKSPILFIDEIHRFNKSQQDSLLHAVEKGWVVLIGATTENPSFEVVSALLSRSQVYILKALSYEKLEELIDIALERYNQDEREDFVIKDKQAFIQYSGGDGRKLINSVELVLNQFKNSGKKEISDDDVMSVLQETMALYDKNGEQHYDIISAFIKSMRGGDPNGAVYWLARMIAGGEDIKFIARRMLILASEDIGLANPNALVIANNCFQAINVIGNPEARIILSETAIYLAVSPKSNSAYMAINEALAFVKKTGNLPVPLHLRNAPTKLMKDLDYGKEYKYAHSYEGNFVDQDFLPEEIKDSKFYEPGNNSTEKKIYEELKKKWTNKY; encoded by the coding sequence TTGAGTCAAAATATTCCATTAGCTGAAAAACTAAGACCTAAAACATTAGAAGATGTTCTGGGGCAGGAGCACCTTACCGGGGAAAAAGGAACAATAAGAAAGATGATTGAGAATGATACATTGAATTCTCTGATTCTTTGGGGACCTCCCGGAACGGGAAAAACGACATTGGCGGAGATTATTTCTGAAAAATCCGGACGTAAGTTTTTCAAACTTTCCGCAGTTTCATCGGGAGTAAAGGATGTACGTGACGTTATTGAAGATGCTAAAAAGCAAAACTTATTTTCCGGGAAATCTCCGATATTATTTATTGATGAGATACACCGGTTTAATAAATCTCAGCAGGATTCACTTCTGCATGCTGTAGAAAAGGGATGGGTTGTTTTGATCGGTGCTACAACCGAGAACCCAAGCTTTGAGGTTGTTTCGGCATTACTTTCCAGGAGTCAGGTGTATATTTTGAAAGCGTTGAGTTATGAAAAACTTGAAGAGTTAATTGATATTGCACTGGAAAGGTATAATCAAGATGAAAGAGAGGATTTTGTAATCAAGGATAAACAGGCTTTTATTCAATATTCGGGTGGAGACGGCAGAAAACTTATCAATTCTGTAGAGCTGGTTCTGAATCAGTTTAAAAATTCAGGGAAAAAAGAAATTTCAGATGACGATGTGATGTCTGTTCTTCAGGAAACGATGGCGCTGTATGATAAAAATGGCGAACAACATTATGATATCATTTCGGCATTTATAAAATCTATGCGGGGAGGTGACCCGAATGGTGCGGTGTATTGGCTGGCAAGAATGATTGCGGGGGGAGAAGATATTAAATTCATTGCAAGAAGAATGTTGATTCTGGCTTCTGAGGATATTGGGTTGGCCAACCCGAATGCTTTAGTAATTGCTAACAATTGTTTTCAGGCTATCAATGTCATTGGAAACCCGGAAGCAAGAATTATTTTAAGTGAAACGGCTATTTATCTGGCGGTTTCTCCTAAGAGCAATTCTGCTTATATGGCTATTAATGAAGCTTTGGCTTTTGTAAAGAAAACCGGGAATTTACCGGTACCTCTTCATTTAAGAAATGCTCCTACTAAGCTGATGAAAGATTTAGATTATGGGAAAGAATATAAATATGCCCATTCTTACGAAGGAAATTTTGTTGACCAGGATTTTCTTCCCGAAGAAATAAAGGATTCGAAATTTTATGAACCCGGAAATAATTCGACAGAAAAGAAGATTTATGAAGAGCTTAAGAAAAAATGGACCAATAAATACTAA